In Archangium violaceum, the following are encoded in one genomic region:
- a CDS encoding alpha/beta fold hydrolase — MSTFTTADGCNLDYHIAGSSQRTLVLLHGWSQSRAMFDRVIPLLARHYRVLSYDQRGHGESGHPTHGARIARLARDLDELLTHLGIEQADLAGHSMGASVLWSYLDLFGSAKVASLIIIDQPSACTVLPWLNKTEAAQVGAILDFPGAEAFCKGIVGPDAAAVRRNFLVSMLTRQISDEDLAWLYQENLKLDGDFGSRLLLDHIMQDWRDVLPRIDVPTLVIAGEVSHVNPASQKWSAEQIPGARLRTFTAEEGGSHFPFFERPEPFAAALCSFLDAWSAPRARAASVS, encoded by the coding sequence ATGAGCACCTTCACCACTGCCGACGGATGCAACCTGGACTACCACATCGCTGGCTCGAGCCAGCGCACCCTGGTGCTGCTGCACGGCTGGTCGCAGTCGCGTGCGATGTTCGACCGGGTGATTCCCTTGCTGGCCAGGCACTACCGTGTCCTCAGCTACGACCAGCGTGGCCACGGGGAATCCGGCCACCCCACGCACGGCGCCCGCATCGCCCGGCTCGCGCGCGACCTCGATGAGCTCCTGACGCACCTCGGTATCGAGCAGGCGGACCTCGCGGGCCACTCCATGGGGGCGTCGGTGCTGTGGAGCTACCTCGACCTGTTCGGCTCCGCGAAGGTGGCTTCGCTCATCATCATCGACCAGCCCAGCGCCTGCACCGTCCTGCCCTGGTTGAACAAGACCGAGGCGGCTCAAGTGGGTGCCATCCTGGACTTCCCCGGTGCCGAGGCCTTCTGCAAGGGGATTGTCGGTCCCGACGCGGCGGCCGTGCGGCGCAACTTCCTCGTCTCCATGCTCACCAGGCAGATCTCCGACGAGGATCTGGCGTGGCTCTACCAGGAGAACCTCAAGCTCGACGGCGACTTTGGCTCGCGGCTGCTGCTGGATCACATCATGCAGGACTGGCGTGACGTGCTGCCACGCATCGACGTGCCGACGCTGGTGATCGCCGGAGAGGTCAGCCACGTCAACCCGGCATCGCAGAAGTGGAGCGCCGAGCAGATCCCCGGTGCCCGGCTGCGCACCTTCACCGCCGAGGAGGGGGGCTCGCACTTCCCGTTCTTCGAGCGGCCGGAGCCCTTCGCCGCCGCCCTGTGCTCCTTCCTCGACGCCTGGTCGGCGCCGCGGGCCCGGGC